Genomic window (Capsicum annuum cultivar UCD-10X-F1 chromosome 10, UCD10Xv1.1, whole genome shotgun sequence):
GCCAAGTGGTCCATGCCGCTCATTTGGTCCATGGCACCCAAGCGACAATGCCGCAGAagggtatatttagccaatttttcaaatGGATAACTTTGACCTCAAACTATAATAATAAGGTTAaattaagggtgtcaagtgggtcgggaTGACCCGAACCGGCCCAACTAAAGAAACCAGTCTGGTTTGATCCGGCCAggtaagcccaagggctttagggTACCGGGTACCggatcattttttttcatttgggcCCCGTTAACCGGGCCGGACTAAACCCGGTCTAGGCCCTCCGGTTAACCGGCccagatttattatttttttttttttgaaaattttggattttgggccaaattaaccattggcccaacggctagtttgggcccattaattaaaaaagaaaaaaatttacttttaaaataattttttaatcccaaaaaaaactataaataccctacaccttcaaatcatttttcacacaatttttcactttctcaaatctcaattctcaaatattcaatatatttaatttcctaaagtgctcactttaattttttaattttgcgtttacaaagtacgagtgaaagtttctaaatTCGCAACCTTcgaatacttccaaaatttggtattgtcgttccatctcttacgtttaatttttatttattgtattaattgttgaatatttaattttattatatttgtgtattttatttttttttagtttaatttagttTATACTATGGACAAATTAAGAAatctcgctactaaaggtgttaaatttttttattccggaagcggtagtggtagtaaaaaatgaattactagtggtagaggtacttcaagcagTAGATATACTCGTGtgtcttcgcctccggtaccgcttggtacaccttttgaggaagaaataggtgtaggtgctcacgatatggattatgtagaagctcaaaaaaatcacggtataaaagaagaaaatgaagtagatgcggttaatttagacgaagatgatggaAATATTGATAAGACACCCgtagtaggaaatgctaacgttagatctgaatcggttaatctgttttcccgtcctccccgtgccccaagacctcgtaaaacaactagtattgcatgataattttttgaacgtatatcagatactgaggtgcaatgcaatatttgtcaacaaatatataagcataaaagcggaggcaaacaagggggtacgggtacgttaatgagacatataggtgatgatcacaaaagagagttagaaATTGCACGAGGTGATGTGGATGTTgatgggccaacgcaaactagaatggacccagcaactggttaggtaatgaagaagtataataaattgagggaccgagaaaaaataattaaaatggtagttgtgggttgttttccttcttctgatgcctttattcattatattcaagtaatttataatcCCATGTTTAATGatgttcctagaagtacttgtcgatctgatatttttagacttcattcataatattatttttatttatcaacattgttaaaaaatattcaatgtagattgtccctaacttctgatcttggtcgtgctgtaaataaaaatgattatttaaccgttacttgtcactggatggatagtaattttgtgattcaaaaacgtattcttacttttttatatgatgaagaccGTAAACATATtcgagattttattgttgattctattgttaaagttgccggattttatggtatcgaaaataaaatcttatgtattgcttttgataatacttctaacaacaagaatgctataaaaaaattaaaatctaagctatctccgtcgttgcctgaaattttcatattaagtgtgcatgtcatatatataatttaattgtaaaagatggtcttgaattttttgagctttatattgaaaaaattcgttttgctgtttgttttattcaagaaaataatcgaagaaaaagaattagagaatttaaaattaaatgtcaagaaaatagacttacaccgatattgatgcgtgaggaaattgatattagatagaattctatatatgattttttaaaaacttgttataaatatagagttcctattacactagcttttaaccaacagtgcggttcatttactgattctgctgattgcatgctacatgattctgattgggttgtaattaatgatcttgttaagtttttagaaaaatttatgtagctacggttgaatttttcggtgcgtattatcctactgtttgtaatatttgggatatatagccgatatttttagtttgcttaaagaatataaaaataaagatggttataaagaagttgttggtgccatgtttagtaaattttaaaaatatttttttccgattctccctatttacttggttggtgataTGTTAaattcgtgcatgaaatataatactatgtgccactttagtagtattatttatgctaatttagaaataaatactaacaatgattctgaatctgaacaagtacaacatgatttgtggacggctatgagtgatgcaaatgaaatacatagaaaaattatataatcactatgctgatttatttgacttagccgtacctacaaatatcactctaaCTGTCGCttctcatcctcccgaggagccatcatcttctaaaaggccggcacatagtgtttttcttgattctttttatgatttaccttgttggaacagtattAATGAGAGAAATTATACCTCAAGTTATCGGGAAGAGctaaaatattatcttcgatcgccgccagaggatcgcagacgacggatcaacacgttggattggtggaggagtaataaaacataatatcctgtgctttcaagattagcaagagatatcttgaatgttccaatgtcaaccgttgcatcagagagcgcctttagtcagggacggcagcagcttggagacaaccaacACTCATTgtgaagcaatgcaatgaatgttctagtttgcctcagagattggatcagagtggaaataagaaatcaaggaatgaaacCGGAgtcgagcgacgagctgaaacctgaagaaattatgtcttcatgggagaactcagtagaatcaaatccaatgcatggttttgccctcgttgactttgactatcctatgcaagttcccgttaatattaacatgaatgagttggaaaaaatcatgcataatttgtagatttttcattcatgtaaattataaattttggatcatttcgcaattcgcaatcaataaaattgaacattcattcactccttagtccttactttataatttttgtcatttaacgatttaaattgaatttctagtttaaatttaaaatttacttctaatatttaatttactagcaagtattattaataatttattatattaagtagcatatgttttgtatatttgtgtatatatcttcaatagatatgtatatttaatgtatacatgtgtatatgttttataaattgtatatatattgtagtgtatataatatatatatatatattgtagtatatgttttacttaaagtagtacatatatattgaatgatgcgtatatttgtgtatatatcttctatagacgtgcatatttaatgtatacacgcgcatatgttttataaattagtatataactctataatatatatatatacacttatatatgttgtaatatatatatgtattgtagtatatattttatttaaagtagtacgtatagtcgtatatattgaatggtgcgtatatatgtgtaattgtgtatatgtgtatctattttttaaattctaatatagtatatactatatatatagtatatatatatattgtttaacatatttaaaatgtatataagtgggtatatattatgtatattgaaaaaaagtttttttttaaaaaatttttgaccttatttttaatcAGGTTTGACTGGGTTGAgctaagtgggccgggttagagtggtttttgaaatttttactgTTGAGCTCGGCCTGACCCACTTAACCCCAACCCGGATCCAGCCCGACCCACAACCCGATTAATTTTAACAGGCCGGTTTCAGGTTGTCCCGACCCGACCTACTTGACACCTCTAGCGgtaaatttaatcctaaattatgatgtatatttagataatttttcaaaataaagaaacaaatttgacccttttcccttttGAATCTctagtgaaaattctgactcgATCGGATGATTATTAACGTGCAAAAATTAGCTGTCCAATCCACTCTTCCACGTGTGTACTCCTTCTATATGGGATCAAAGCTCCACTAATTATTGGTTTATTCTTAATTTGTGAAAAAAGAACAGAGCATAGTGCTTTCTTTTATTccactaattaaaaaaaaaaagtttcatttCAGTTGAGATTGCAAACTTTTGGTGATTTTGATTCATTTCAATATTTTACTATTGTGTTTTCACTAAGATTTTAGTAATTTTTGGTCGTGATGTTCGGTTAATTTGTACCTACTTTGactattttattaaattcttaCCATTTTCATCCAATATATGTGTTAGGTAcagttagttttattttttttaaaaataaaaaatcaatgtaAATATTATAACTGAGTTGTCTGCTATGTTATACCGTTCGTTTGTTGTAATGCAAGGTTTTATACAGAGATTGTGGGCTAAACATAGGATTAACAAGATTTCTATGCTACGGAATGGGATATTCTTAGTTCGATTTGATGATACAGAGGGCAAGGATGCAGTGATAGAGGGGGTATTTACCATTTTGATAACAAGTTGTTCATTGTGAAAGCATGGTGTCCAGATATGGAATTTAAGAGGGAGGAGCTGTTAACAGTGCCAATTTGGGTGAAATTCCCTGGATTAGATTTCAAGTATTGGAGTCCAAGAGGTTTGAGCAGGATAGGGAGCTTAGTGGGTAAACCACTCATGGTTGATCAATCTACTGAAAAGAACAATTGTCCCGcgttgaaaaaatagagaaatgctaatgGGGTTGTATACCAAATGGGTTTTCCAcgactagtcttttgggttggactctcccgtttggtttataacattggtgcttTTATTGAGAGTCTCACGCGTTGGGCTGTAACTCGGCGTGccaggagtggtggcctggacccaagaggggtgccagccgtgaccaatGAGGATCGATCCACGCGTGGAGCCGCGATTCAGAGTGGTGGCCTtgacccaagaggggtgccagccgtgaccaacgaggtcgttggttctcaagcggaagcgattgttatgaaccaattatcccacattgaaaaaatagagaaatgctaatgGGGTTGTATACCAAATGAGTTCTCCACATcttagactagtcttttgggttgagctctcccgtttggtttataacagtACAGGTGGCTTTGGATTCTGTTTTACCAGATGTTGTCATCTTTAGAAATGAAAAAGGTCAGCTAGTGAGGCAAAAGATTGGAAGCCGATTTTATGCAAACATTGCAGTAAATATAGCCATTCTGAGGACAATTGTAGGAAGAAGCATCCGGCTAAAAAAGTGGTACCAAATGTGTAGGGTCAAGTGGATGTTAAGCAAGGTACTGAGCCACAACAACAAGGCAAACAAGTTCAGGTGAATGAGGATGAGAAGATTCAGACTGTGACCGAGAGAGTCCAGACTGAGACTGAGACAGGAAAGATTCAGACTGGACAAATTCAAGGTAAGTCTACACCTATAGGAACTATTTGAATCACTCCTCAAAATCGAAGTAGAGTGCCACAGGTCACTGCTCAGATGGTTGAACCACCTACTCACTCTTCAGGGAATGGTTAATCTCATTTGTTGGAATGTACCCAATAAACAGCAGGAAGTAAAGCTGATGTGTAATAAGGAAAAGGCAAATTTTGTTGGTCTTTTAGAAGCAAATATAAAGAGGAATAAGGTTGATGAAATTATGAGAAAGGTGTTTGGAGATTGGATTCTTTCTAACCAACCTTGATATCCATTATAATGGGAGGATCTTGATGATATGGAGGCCTGACCTGTACAAGGTGTTGCATATCAGTTCTACTGCTCAAACTATCACTTGCGATGTAGTTTTTATCCCACTGAATTTGAACTTCCAGGTAACTGGCCTTCAACACTAAAGAAGAAAGGAAGGACTTATGGACTACCTTGACATCATTGAGCACATGTACAAAACCTTGGCTAGTAATGGGGGATTTTAACTCTATTCTCCATAGTGATGATAGGCTTGGTAGTATTAATTTTCATGATCGTGTGGATGGTTGTGGTTTGCTAGAACcctcatcaaggaaacaagtaTACATGGAGTGATAAAGGAAACAATTAGAGAGTTTATTCAAAAATTGATCGAATTTTTATTAACAGTGTTTGGTTGAATCAGATGCCTAGTTACAATGCTATATACCTTCTTGAGGGTATTAGTGATCATTGCGCTATCAAAATCTCCTGTTCTGATGATAGACTACCAAAGAGGAGATCATTTATGTTTTGCAATACCTGGACTTACCACCCGGATTTCATGAAGTGGTGAGAGGTGGCTGGGAGAGATCAATTGATGGGTATCTTATGTTTTTGATAGTAAGGAAGTTAAAACTATTGAAGAATGAGTTGAAACTACTAAATAAGCAACATTCCGGAATATTGAAGTTGAGGTAAAGAAAGATAGAGAGGAATTGTTTAAAGCACAATCCTTACTACAACTCAATCCTCAGTGTCAGATGTTACGGAGAGTTGAAAGAGAGAAATATTTGAAGTTCAAAAGAAGCTCCTTCCTTGTAGAAAGTTTCTTACAGCAAAGGGCTAAAACAAGATGGATTAAAATAGGAGACGACAATACTAGTCATTTTCATGTTGTTATTAAGCATAAGAAGTTGTTGCAGTCAATAACTCAAGTCAAAGATGGGCAGGGTGATTGGCAGAGAGACCCTGATAATATTGTTGAAGTGTTTGTTAGTTACTATAAAGAACTTCTTGGTCAGAAGGTCAGCCACAGAACTAGTGCTTTTATCAGTTTTATTAGACAAAGGCCTACATTGTCTGAGATGCAGAAAAGAGCACTACTAGCCCCTTACGTTGAAAATGAGGTTAAGACAAATTTGTTCCTTATTGATATTAACAAGAGTCCTGGGACAGATGGCTATAGTAGTGGGTTTTTTAAGACTGCTTGTAGTGTTATAGGGACTGATATAACTAAAGGCATACTTCAGTTTTTAGGACTAGCCAGCTGTTACAGCAACTAAATGCTACAAATATTGCCTTTATTCCAAAAGTTGTTGATCCTGAGTTTGCTGCACAATTCAAACCTATTGTTTGTTGTAATGTCCTTTACAAAACTATTTCCAAGATGATATGTGTTAGACTAAAGGAGACAGTAAACAAGATTATTTGTTAAGGCACTATAACAGAAAGACCTCACCTCGATGTTTGATGAAGTAGATTTACGGAAAGcctatgatatggtgaattgggAGTTCTTACAGGAGGTGCTAGTAGGCTATGAATTTCCCTTTGATTTTGTGCATATCATTATGACTTGTGTAACTTCTCTTCACTTTACTGTCAAAGTTAATGGTGAGGGTTATGGTTACTTCCCAGGTAAGAGAGGCTTAAGGCAAGGAGATCCAATCTCTCCTTTGTTTTTTGTCTTGATCATGGAATACTTATCAAGGACTTTGAAGAGCATGAGTGATTTTCCGGACTTTAGGTTTCATCCTATGTGTAAAGATTTGAGACTGACTCACTTAGTATTTGCTGATGATCTCATGATATTCTGTAAAGGGGACTTGAAGTCTGTAACAAGAGTGATGGAAGCTCTCAATCATTTTAGTTCTACCTCAGGGTTAGTAGTAAATTTGGAGAAATCTAGCATCTTTATGGCTGGAATAAAGTATGATGAGAGAGATGCAATTTTGGAAAACACTAGATTCTCAATAGGGGTTTTTCCAATCAGGTATCTTGGGCTTCCTTTGTCCCCCAAGAAGTGGAGTAAGATAGATTGTAATGAGCTGATAGACAAGATCACAAGTAGGATAAGGACTGGGTATGCCAAACAGTTATCTTATGCAGGGAGATTGCAAATTCTCAACTTGGTATTATTTTCTACCTTTAATTTTTAGACTGCAGTATTTGTTTTACCTCAGAGTGTATTGAATGAGGTAGATAACGGGTGCAAACGATTCTTATGGGGAGGTAATGAGGAGAAGAGAAAGATCAATTTAGTGGTGTGGGATCTAGTCTGTATGCCTAAGTGTAATGGTGGGTTGAGTATCAAAGGCAACAGACTCTGGAATTTGGCTGCTGTTGGTAAACTAATATGGCAGATTGTGGTGGATAAAGCTTTGTTGTGGGTGAAATGGGTGCATGACATTTATATAAAAGCTGACCCAACTTTCTGGAAACATAGACAACCTCAAAACTGTAGTTGGTACTGGAAGAAGCTGAATTCGTTAAAGGGTGAAATGTCATCTTGGTATACTCAAGGACAGTACAATCTTACGGGTGGAGGGAGATATTAAATAACGAGTAGCTACATGGCTCTGCTGGGAACTCAAAGGAGATTGGTGTCTGCTAACTTAATTTTGAACTCAATATCTCAACCAAAGCATAGGTTTATTGCATGGTTAGCAACTAAAGAGAGATTACTTactaaaagtggactaatcaAGCTCAACATTCAAGTAGACGATGCGACATGCTGTTTATGTACTTCATCAGTGATTGAAACTGCCAAACACTTGTTTGCTGAGTGCTGCTGGTTCAAAACTATTAGGCAAGCATTGTTGGATTGGCTTGGAATTCATCTGCTGCAAGGGAATGTGCAACAAGTCTTTGATAGTATTCAAAGGCAACATTGGAAATGCTTTCAGAAGAATATTGTAGCAGCAGTATGGGGGGCATTGATTTACCACACATGGAGAGCTCGTAACAGAAGGATTTTTCAAGGACAAAGTGCACATACGGAGAGGGTCATCACTCAGATAAAGCAAGAACTTTTTGTTAGATTAACTATACCTTGTCaccccttcgtcggaaaattatactatttttatatgctcaaaaatattttttttgaacccccttcgactaatccatatatttacttctgaacccccttaAAGAAAAGTCTGGCGTTGTCACTATAGGAAACTTCTTAAATGTAGTGGACTCATGCATAGAATTTACATGTAATTAGCAGTTTTCTTGAGGCCTTGCTTATATTCCCTGATACAGGAATAACTGGTAGACGGCTCTTTAGTTTGTTCTTGGTGTTGTTCTGTTCGTCAATGGTAATATTTACAGTgttaccattttttttttttttttaatatataagaaATTAAACATTACCTAAGTATTTTGCCTTAGAAGAGAATTAAACACAAATACCCCGTGATAAATATCATTCCACTTCAGTATGAATTTATATACGttgattgtaaaaaaaaaagttcattttTGATGAAATGTAACTTGTTATAATATGtcaattatcaattttttcaGTAATGAATCAATGCTTCTCCTAAACAGTGTAATTGTGCAAAAAATCTGGTATCCATCTTACATATGCAAGTAGCAATATACTAAGTAACGAGGAACATAtttatttcatgaaaaaaaaaaaaaaagtataaatgtacaccttaacttatcatatttatataaattttaatccttacaaagtaattataaaagtttcaaataattttatattttcgtcggatgtatcgggagctaattataaaccttttataaaggaaaaaaatgtattttcgttgaatgtattatgtatctcaacaaattcaaaatcgaaaaaatatatcagagctaattatgtatctttacaatgga
Coding sequences:
- the LOC107844122 gene encoding uncharacterized protein LOC107844122 — translated: MALLGTQRRLVSANLILNSISQPKHRFIAWLATKERLLTKSGLIKLNIQVDDATCCLCTSSVIETAKHLFAECCWFKTIRQALLDWLGIHLLQGNVQQVFDSIQRQHWKCFQKNIVAAVWGALIYHTWRARNRRIFQGQSAHTERVITQIKQELFE